The Mangrovibacterium diazotrophicum DNA window CGGCTGCAACAGGGAATCTTCGAATAATCCGGACGACCGAACAGCCAAAGGACGTCGCATCTTTTCAGCAAATTTGCGAAGCTTATTTTGCAGCGAATCACTCAGATGCGATTCAACAAAAACCTGCTTCAAACGCTCGTAGTCGTTGGAACTGTAAACCTCTTCATACAGGTTATTGATCTCGATAAATTTCTCGAATTCGATGGTGCCGATAATGGCCGTTGCCGGAATTCGAATATTGATTTTAGGAATAATCTTTTTGAAATCGATGTTTTCGATGAAATTACACATGAAAGCAACACCACGGCCTTTCCCGCCAAGTGAGCCTTTTCCCATGCGAACAATGTATCGCTCGTTGCCCAGCAACTGCTGATCGAAATTGATAATCAGTCCGCGAAGCTTTTTAATGCGAACACGTTCGAACACGTCCAAACAGAAGTTCCGAAGCTCTTCCGAATCAGCAAAATCCTCTAACTGATAGGGCAACAGATGCTCGGCAATGTTGATCTCGCCGCGTGCCATCAGCCAGGTTGAAAACGAATTTCGCTTGCCATGATAAGCCAATGCTTCTGTTGGAATCACCTTGAACATCTCCTGAAACTCCTGCAGGTTCTGCGCAACCATGATCGGCTTTCCATCTTCATCCTTAAAAACAAAGCTACCGAAACCGAGTCGCTTGTAAATGAAGTTGTGAATATCCATCGACAGGCTTTCCGAGTTCTTGTTGATGAATTCCGCACCAATCTCCAGCGCACGCGCCGCATTCCGAATATCGTGACTTTGCAGCAACAACGGTATCGGAAAACGAAGAATTTGTTTCGCGTACTTCAACAGCTCGATGCCCGAATTTTCGTCGTCCTGCCCGTTTCTACTAAATTTCACATCCGAAATAACGGTCAGCAGGTAGTCGCGATACTTATTCATCATTTGGATCGCTTCCTCATAATTACTCACCAAAATCACCTTCGGACGAGCCCGCATTTTCAAAATCATGTGCAACTCATCGGCAGCCTCATCCTGCACCAGGTTTTGCGTCTGCGTCATGATGTTGGTGTAAAGCATCGGTAAATAGCGCGAATAATATTGAATAGAATCCTCGACCAGCAAAACCACCCGCACATTACCATTCCGTGTATCAGCTTCAATATTCTTCTTGTCTTCAATATATTTCACCATCGCCAGGAAGACGTTGGAATTACCGTTCCAAACAAAGACCCGGTCGATCGAATCAAAATTTTCCGCCGTTTCCTGGAAATAACGCAAATCGCCGTTGTTATTCACAAGCAACAGAATCGGCACATTTTGCCGCACTGCATGAATACTGTCGGCCATTTGTACGGGAATGTTCTTGTCGACCCCAACCATGATGATGACCAAATCGAAATCGCGCTGCTTGATCATCTCATGCGCCTGTTCCTCGGAATTGACACTGGTAAATCGTGGGTAGGTGTACAGATTCAGCTGTAGAAACTCGCCAAAAATCTTGTCGGTAAACTGCCCCTCGCGTACAATTGAATAACTGTCGTACAAGGTTGCAACCAGCAAAACCTCCTTCACTTTCGTCGGCATCAGCTCTTCAAAAATGTCGCGGTCATTCTTTTTGTGTTTGTAAATAGAGGAGAGGGTAATTTTATCGAGATCTTCCATAGCTTTCATTTTAAGAACAAGCGCCGAAACCATACAGTCAGCTTGCTCCTATTTGATTGATGAAATTAGGAAAAATCCATTTCCCGATAACAAAA harbors:
- a CDS encoding PEP/pyruvate-binding domain-containing protein — translated: MEDLDKITLSSIYKHKKNDRDIFEELMPTKVKEVLLVATLYDSYSIVREGQFTDKIFGEFLQLNLYTYPRFTSVNSEEQAHEMIKQRDFDLVIIMVGVDKNIPVQMADSIHAVRQNVPILLLVNNNGDLRYFQETAENFDSIDRVFVWNGNSNVFLAMVKYIEDKKNIEADTRNGNVRVVLLVEDSIQYYSRYLPMLYTNIMTQTQNLVQDEAADELHMILKMRARPKVILVSNYEEAIQMMNKYRDYLLTVISDVKFSRNGQDDENSGIELLKYAKQILRFPIPLLLQSHDIRNAARALEIGAEFINKNSESLSMDIHNFIYKRLGFGSFVFKDEDGKPIMVAQNLQEFQEMFKVIPTEALAYHGKRNSFSTWLMARGEINIAEHLLPYQLEDFADSEELRNFCLDVFERVRIKKLRGLIINFDQQLLGNERYIVRMGKGSLGGKGRGVAFMCNFIENIDFKKIIPKINIRIPATAIIGTIEFEKFIEINNLYEEVYSSNDYERLKQVFVESHLSDSLQNKLRKFAEKMRRPLAVRSSGLFEDSLLQPFSGVYATYLLPNNDPDVNVRYKQLETAVKLVYASIFTDSAVSYFDAVNYKIEEERMGIVIQELVGHQHDGRFYPTISGVAQSYNFYPVSYMEPEDGFAVAAVGLGMYVVGGENAYRFCPKYPQINPSSLKDQIRDSQRQFYALDMTNSQTDLVKVGEDAGILKLSIREAEKDGMLDHCASVYDSENDDLISDLSVRGTRVVNFANLLKYGMIPMAETINFLLRLFREAMGSPVEMEYAIDLENGEDGSPTFYLLQIKPLIRHEEELDIELDEIERENALLYAKRGMGNGRVDGIRDVIVVPGDTFDKLKTKEIAEEVSRFNRKMDFLNKDYILVGPGRWGTRDSFTGIPVTWAQISRARIIVEVGLPDFPLDGSLGSHFFHNVTSMNVGYFSIPSKSREAWLNEEVLSRGKVVDETNHVKQIEFDENLTILMDGRKREALIHL